Proteins from a genomic interval of Oceanispirochaeta crateris:
- a CDS encoding cation diffusion facilitator family transporter: protein MKQDARIQIIRRTSWIGIIGNGFLALLKIILGLFSGSIAVVADGIDSSADIVTSLITLFTANIINEPPDKEHPWGHARAETIATKALSFFIFFAGAQLFISTIQNLLTNELRQLPGKWALVAAGISIIGKILLALNKYNAGKITKSSMLIADAKNMQNDIILSLTVLIGLGCTYYFNLPLIDMLTGLFISLWIMKTAYSLFMETSIELMDSVSDDTLYSTVFKAATETPGVINPHRARIRKLNNLYDIDLDIEVCGTISVREAHGIAVKVEENIKKALPEIFDIMVHVEPEGNIESGEQFGLTPEDF from the coding sequence ATGAAACAGGATGCCAGAATTCAGATTATCCGCAGGACCTCCTGGATTGGTATCATAGGCAATGGATTTCTGGCACTGCTTAAGATTATCCTCGGTTTATTCTCCGGTTCCATCGCCGTAGTTGCAGACGGAATTGATTCATCCGCGGATATTGTGACCTCTTTGATTACACTGTTCACAGCCAATATCATCAATGAACCTCCCGACAAGGAGCATCCCTGGGGACATGCCAGAGCCGAAACAATTGCAACGAAGGCACTTTCCTTTTTCATATTCTTTGCTGGAGCCCAGCTGTTTATTTCAACTATCCAGAATCTGCTGACAAATGAGCTTAGACAGCTTCCAGGAAAATGGGCTCTTGTGGCAGCAGGCATATCCATTATAGGGAAAATCCTTCTGGCTCTGAACAAATACAATGCAGGAAAAATTACAAAAAGCTCTATGCTCATTGCGGATGCAAAGAATATGCAGAATGATATCATTCTTTCCCTGACAGTTCTCATAGGCCTGGGGTGTACCTATTATTTTAACCTGCCCCTCATAGACATGCTCACAGGGCTCTTCATCAGCCTCTGGATCATGAAAACAGCCTATTCCCTTTTTATGGAAACCAGCATTGAGCTCATGGATAGTGTCTCGGATGACACTCTATACTCTACGGTATTCAAGGCTGCAACAGAAACACCGGGAGTTATAAATCCTCATAGAGCCAGAATCCGAAAGCTCAATAATCTTTATGACATAGACTTGGATATTGAAGTTTGCGGTACCATATCTGTCAGAGAAGCACACGGGATTGCCGTCAAGGTAGAAGAAAATATAAAAAAGGCCCTCCCTGAGATTTTTGACATCATGGTTCATGTAGAACCAGAGGGTAACATTGAGTCCGGCGAACAATTTGGCCTGACCCCCGAGGATTTCTAG